Proteins found in one Methanospirillum hungatei JF-1 genomic segment:
- a CDS encoding response regulator produces the protein MIDTDNSVSTNQISLLYVDDEEVLLHLGKRFLERMGEFSVDIVQSAGEVLLPGFLQKYDAIISDYQMPVIDGIEFLKAIREQGNDIPFILFTGRGREEVVIEAINNGADFYLQKGGEPKSQFAELSHKIKQAVARKRAEKSLKDSQKQLADIIDFLPDATFAIDRSGTIIAWNRAIEKMTGYSSSQMLGKGNYEYAATLYGHRHPVLIDLLNESNEVLSRYYTNISRSGNVIQAEAEYVNTQGDLIALFIKACPLYDNEGNITGYIESIRDITEVKKSARKIEENERKYRVLAEYSRDAILIIGFDGTIFYINPAGVRMVEEESADTVLARKNVMTYVHPDFYDLVLHDIEQVRSGNDSYISQYKLITGKNREIWIETQGRKIQMDVADAIYVTFRDITQKKQLEEERDIFLKRLLSQQKFTDALLDALPLPVFWKDKNFRFMGCNQAYCTYMGISKEDLVGKTIDEVWPDHNISLETITHDQELIHNNPVQKYQIKEGVAPMINIMQDHK, from the coding sequence ATGATTGATACAGATAACAGTGTCTCTACAAATCAGATCTCATTATTGTATGTTGATGATGAAGAGGTACTTCTCCATCTTGGTAAGCGATTCCTTGAGCGAATGGGGGAATTTTCCGTCGATATTGTTCAATCAGCTGGAGAAGTTCTTCTTCCCGGCTTTTTGCAAAAATATGATGCAATAATCTCTGACTACCAGATGCCCGTTATTGATGGGATTGAATTTCTCAAAGCAATAAGAGAACAGGGAAATGATATACCATTTATACTCTTTACCGGGAGGGGTCGGGAAGAGGTTGTCATTGAAGCAATTAATAACGGGGCAGATTTTTATCTGCAAAAAGGGGGTGAACCAAAATCCCAGTTTGCTGAATTATCACATAAAATCAAACAGGCGGTCGCGAGAAAAAGGGCAGAAAAATCACTAAAGGACTCACAAAAACAACTTGCAGATATTATTGATTTTCTTCCTGATGCAACCTTTGCCATAGATCGGTCTGGCACGATCATTGCGTGGAACCGGGCAATTGAGAAGATGACCGGTTACTCCTCATCACAAATGCTTGGGAAAGGAAACTATGAGTATGCTGCTACACTTTATGGGCATCGTCATCCGGTTCTGATTGATCTTCTCAATGAGAGCAATGAGGTCTTATCCAGGTATTATACCAACATTTCACGTTCAGGAAATGTAATTCAGGCAGAAGCGGAGTATGTCAATACACAAGGGGATTTGATCGCACTATTTATAAAGGCCTGTCCTCTGTATGATAATGAGGGGAACATTACTGGATATATTGAATCGATTCGTGATATAACAGAAGTGAAAAAATCTGCACGAAAGATAGAGGAGAATGAAAGAAAATATCGGGTTCTGGCCGAGTATTCACGGGATGCTATTCTCATCATTGGATTTGACGGAACAATATTTTATATCAACCCTGCCGGTGTCCGGATGGTTGAAGAAGAATCTGCGGATACAGTGCTTGCAAGAAAAAACGTGATGACATATGTCCATCCTGATTTCTATGACCTGGTTTTGCATGATATAGAACAGGTAAGATCAGGAAATGATTCATACATCTCACAGTATAAACTCATCACTGGCAAAAACCGTGAAATCTGGATCGAGACCCAGGGGAGAAAGATACAAATGGATGTGGCAGATGCAATATATGTCACATTCCGTGATATCACTCAAAAGAAACAGTTGGAAGAAGAGCGGGATATCTTTCTTAAACGATTATTATCTCAACAAAAATTCACGGACGCCCTTCTTGATGCACTCCCTCTCCCGGTTTTTTGGAAGGATAAGAACTTCAGATTTATGGGTTGCAATCAGGCATATTGTACATATATGGGGATATCAAAAGAAGACCTGGTGGGAAAAACAATTGATGAGGTATGGCCTGACCACAATATATCGCTTGAGACAATAACCCACGATCAGGAGTTAATTCATAACAATCCGGTTCAAAAATATCAGATAAAAGAGGGTGTTGCACCAATGATCAATATCATGCAGGATCACAAATGA
- the modD gene encoding ModD protein, with amino-acid sequence MIYFTEADIDRLIEDDLPAGDMTTFLLDLAGKKGSIALIARNEMIACCTEEAVRLYKKAGLEVGDFVASGTRLQPGDRLIEAKGEASAIHIIWRTGSAMIEFASGIAGRTNQLVMAAKKENPSISVAGTRKHPPFVKKMALKALMAGGGVPHRTGLSDTILIFREHLLFTGGYERLPEVIRSVKEKMKERKIVIEAHSLKEALIAAKSGADAVQMDKSTQEIFSECSGKCRAINPNICMIAAGAINDSNAGMYAKAGADVLVTSWMYFAPPADIMAEILPIDEY; translated from the coding sequence ATGATTTATTTTACTGAAGCAGATATTGACCGACTGATAGAAGACGATCTACCGGCTGGAGATATGACAACCTTCCTGTTAGATCTCGCAGGAAAGAAAGGATCTATTGCATTGATCGCCCGAAATGAGATGATAGCCTGCTGTACTGAAGAAGCAGTCCGGCTTTATAAAAAAGCAGGACTGGAGGTTGGAGATTTTGTCGCATCAGGTACCAGATTACAACCTGGAGACAGACTGATTGAAGCGAAAGGAGAGGCCTCTGCAATCCATATTATCTGGCGGACGGGAAGTGCGATGATCGAGTTTGCTTCAGGTATTGCAGGTCGGACAAATCAACTGGTAATGGCAGCAAAGAAAGAAAATCCTTCAATATCAGTGGCAGGGACCCGGAAACACCCCCCGTTTGTTAAAAAAATGGCATTAAAAGCATTGATGGCAGGAGGAGGGGTTCCACACCGGACCGGGCTCTCTGATACCATCCTCATCTTCCGTGAACATCTGTTATTTACCGGCGGATATGAACGCCTGCCAGAGGTTATCCGCTCAGTCAAAGAGAAGATGAAAGAGAGAAAAATCGTTATAGAAGCACATAGCCTGAAGGAGGCATTGATTGCAGCTAAATCCGGAGCGGATGCAGTTCAGATGGACAAGAGTACACAGGAAATCTTTTCTGAATGTTCAGGAAAGTGTCGTGCCATCAATCCGAATATCTGCATGATAGCTGCCGGGGCTATTAATGATTCGAATGCAGGAATGTATGCAAAAGCAGGGGCAGATGTGCTGGTCACTTCATGGATGTATTTCGCTCCTCCGGCCGATATCATGGCAGAGATCCTGCCAATAGATGAATACTAA
- a CDS encoding MATE family efflux transporter gives MDHQPDTTGVTLLKGDPKIAIIKLSIPMIVAMLLMSTYNLVNAIWVAGLGADALAAVGFITPLFMILIGLANGLGAGATSVISRRIGAGDRNGAHTTAIQAVLLSIVISIVISLVLITFSRPLMVLFGAGNTVDLAVEYGNIVFAGTILILFTNVGYGILRGEGDTKRTMYVMGAASIINIVLDPIFIYYLNWGIAGAAWGMIVSLVLIASVQIYWFCIKKDTYITFSKDMNLHETRHIKDVLAIGLPASCEFFLMAILSVFINILLVMVANTDAVAVYTAGWRVIMFAIIPLVAISTSVVAVTGAAFGGRHFEKFPVIHNFSVLLGIVIATIIAILTWLFADQISFIFSYSAEGAHLAPSIAAFLATMCIFYPFVSPGIMSSSVFQGTGRGLSSLFLNVLREIVFMASASYLLGVVLGYGEHGIWWGLIIGDILGGITGYIWVRLYISRIIRYT, from the coding sequence ATGGATCATCAACCTGATACAACCGGAGTCACCCTTCTGAAAGGTGATCCGAAAATTGCCATTATCAAACTCTCTATTCCGATGATAGTGGCCATGCTGCTCATGTCCACCTATAACCTGGTGAATGCCATCTGGGTGGCCGGACTTGGGGCAGATGCCCTGGCAGCAGTTGGTTTCATCACTCCCCTGTTTATGATTCTCATCGGACTGGCAAATGGTCTTGGAGCCGGAGCTACATCAGTAATTTCCCGAAGGATCGGTGCAGGGGACAGAAATGGAGCTCATACAACTGCAATTCAGGCAGTTCTTCTGAGCATCGTGATATCGATTGTCATATCTCTTGTGCTAATTACATTCAGCAGACCACTGATGGTCCTGTTTGGCGCAGGAAATACTGTAGATCTCGCAGTAGAGTATGGAAATATCGTATTTGCAGGGACCATCCTGATCCTTTTCACAAATGTCGGATATGGCATTCTCAGGGGAGAAGGAGATACCAAACGGACGATGTACGTGATGGGAGCAGCATCCATTATCAACATCGTTCTTGATCCCATCTTCATCTACTATCTGAACTGGGGTATTGCCGGTGCGGCCTGGGGTATGATAGTATCGCTGGTTCTCATTGCATCTGTCCAGATATACTGGTTCTGTATCAAAAAGGATACTTATATTACCTTTTCAAAAGATATGAACCTTCATGAGACCAGGCATATCAAAGATGTTCTGGCAATCGGACTTCCGGCCAGTTGTGAATTTTTTCTGATGGCAATTCTCTCTGTTTTTATTAATATACTGCTGGTCATGGTAGCGAATACTGATGCTGTCGCGGTATATACAGCAGGATGGCGGGTTATTATGTTTGCAATCATTCCTCTTGTCGCAATATCCACCTCTGTTGTAGCAGTTACCGGTGCAGCATTTGGAGGACGGCATTTTGAAAAGTTTCCGGTTATTCATAACTTTTCTGTTCTCTTAGGCATTGTCATAGCTACCATCATTGCAATTCTGACCTGGCTTTTTGCAGATCAGATCTCGTTTATATTTTCATACTCAGCTGAGGGAGCACATCTGGCGCCATCAATAGCAGCATTCCTTGCGACGATGTGTATATTTTATCCATTTGTATCTCCGGGAATTATGTCATCCTCTGTCTTTCAGGGAACCGGGCGGGGATTGTCATCACTTTTTCTCAATGTGCTCAGAGAGATAGTATTCATGGCATCTGCCTCATATCTGCTCGGCGTTGTTCTGGGTTATGGTGAACACGGCATCTGGTGGGGACTTATTATCGGAGATATTCTTGGTGGAATTACCGGGTATATCTGGGTCAGGTTGTACATCAGCAGAATTATCAGATATACCTAA
- a CDS encoding MFS transporter, producing the protein MSQIISNQLHQRLLLTAAAVGMFLDGLDGSIVTIILPQISESFNTDTGTASWVIITYLLMMAGLILIIGKIAERGHIRKIFLLGLCVFTAGSAACGIAPDLEILLAARILQGIGAAMLAATASLLCVTYLPKDMYGMAFGAISMSVSVGVATGPAIGGFIAQYFSWHWAFLMNVPVGILILAFGMYIIPPDIPREIQPFDLYGSILLFGLMVSCVYCLERISHLGISDLQILLSGSISIACLIAFYIRERMCHILLIHIRVFSVMNFTATLLAFLIYGCVSMGIFYLLPFFLQAGMAYDPAMAGLFLLIPPLITAIIGIPMGRWSDLIGRRPFAIAAAVLSIAASGIFMIIIPETGFIPLIFGLLIMGLFMGCFGGPVASRVVENAPPGEEGTGTSLMVTAVYLGSVLGTALFATFFTLGSAETGISAFSDLDPEKFLHGFHLSMTAGFILSVLALILSVIVREKKTRENSVRI; encoded by the coding sequence ATGTCCCAAATCATCTCCAATCAACTCCACCAAAGACTTCTTCTAACGGCCGCTGCAGTCGGAATGTTTTTAGACGGGCTTGACGGCTCGATTGTAACAATAATTCTCCCACAGATTTCAGAATCATTCAACACCGATACCGGGACAGCTTCCTGGGTCATTATCACCTATCTCCTGATGATGGCAGGATTAATCCTCATCATAGGAAAAATTGCCGAACGAGGACATATCAGGAAGATATTCCTCTTGGGTTTGTGTGTCTTCACTGCTGGATCTGCTGCGTGTGGAATTGCCCCCGACCTCGAAATTCTTCTGGCTGCCCGGATTTTACAAGGAATCGGAGCAGCTATGCTTGCAGCAACCGCCTCATTACTCTGTGTCACCTACCTTCCAAAGGATATGTACGGGATGGCCTTTGGAGCGATTTCCATGTCAGTATCAGTCGGGGTAGCAACCGGTCCGGCAATCGGAGGATTTATTGCCCAGTATTTCTCCTGGCACTGGGCATTTCTCATGAATGTCCCTGTCGGCATCCTTATTCTGGCTTTTGGTATGTATATCATTCCTCCCGATATTCCTCGTGAAATTCAACCATTTGACCTGTACGGATCAATTCTTCTCTTTGGATTGATGGTGTCATGCGTATATTGTCTTGAACGCATTTCTCACCTGGGGATATCTGACCTGCAGATCCTGCTCAGTGGGAGCATCAGTATTGCCTGTCTGATTGCCTTTTACATTCGTGAGCGGATGTGCCACATACTCCTGATACATATCCGGGTGTTTTCAGTCATGAACTTTACCGCAACACTCCTTGCATTTCTCATTTACGGGTGTGTATCTATGGGTATTTTCTATCTCCTTCCATTCTTCCTCCAGGCAGGGATGGCATATGACCCGGCAATGGCCGGACTGTTTCTCCTCATTCCACCGCTCATAACCGCAATAATAGGCATTCCGATGGGAAGATGGTCTGATCTTATCGGCAGAAGACCATTTGCAATAGCAGCAGCAGTATTATCTATTGCAGCGAGCGGGATATTTATGATAATCATTCCGGAAACCGGGTTTATTCCACTTATCTTTGGCCTTCTCATTATGGGTCTCTTTATGGGTTGTTTTGGCGGACCGGTTGCCAGCAGGGTTGTAGAAAATGCTCCTCCTGGAGAAGAGGGTACTGGAACATCACTCATGGTCACTGCAGTATACCTTGGAAGTGTCCTTGGTACCGCTCTGTTTGCAACATTTTTTACCTTGGGAAGCGCAGAAACAGGAATTTCAGCATTCTCTGATCTTGATCCGGAGAAATTTTTACACGGATTTCACCTCTCAATGACTGCGGGTTTTATCCTTTCAGTTCTGGCACTCATACTGTCGGTCATTGTCAGAGAAAAGAAGACCCGGGAGAACTCAGTACGGATTTAA
- a CDS encoding response regulator yields MRSSIHSPLPQSQIIQCSNYEKNQKSKYRVLLVDDDEDLLYVNQVFIERYEGFQVDTVSSVKMALEKLKQYSHNVIISDYDMPELNGIDFYKIVRSEGHITPFIIYSSKSRKEISLCHQIPDSLICLQKQTNVSQGCKELVTLIRQIIS; encoded by the coding sequence ATGAGGAGTTCTATTCATTCTCCATTACCTCAATCACAAATTATTCAGTGTTCCAATTATGAAAAAAATCAGAAGTCCAAGTATCGTGTTCTTTTGGTTGATGATGATGAAGACCTGCTGTATGTAAATCAGGTGTTTATTGAGCGATATGAAGGATTTCAGGTTGACACTGTTTCATCAGTAAAAATGGCATTAGAAAAGCTAAAGCAATATTCTCATAATGTAATAATATCAGACTATGATATGCCTGAATTGAACGGTATTGATTTCTATAAGATAGTAAGATCTGAAGGACACATTACCCCATTTATAATTTACTCAAGTAAAAGCCGGAAAGAGATTTCTCTTTGTCATCAAATACCTGATTCACTTATATGCCTACAGAAACAAACCAATGTATCACAGGGATGTAAAGAACTCGTAACTCTTATTCGCCAAATAATTTCGTAA
- a CDS encoding methyl-accepting chemotaxis protein, with product MTITTHSMIRSQDVSTLQRLIDEIPCAIFILNSNGIFIECSKPCLNVFHLDNPDQIIGKSPEIISPPFQRNGKNSNEEIKKWILLACQNGSVTFNWDHKRLNGDIFPAKVTLSTSIYEGETCVLATVIDNTGNVLEEEIEALINGNPYALIVLNPDLTIADVNPAFSRISGYNREEWISKNLSDFTILKRDGQTVEEAIKNKKTVSGKIIVQFPTGIRHMEYSYIPVFDANGELIKIYDIFADQTDIFEKLHESETLISENPTSIITTDINGNILQFNNSFLDLTRIPGDQLRTMNLADFKLLSREGATFSDALNSKNPEKGTMLVDFGDRIKVLEYTYLPVLDVNNAIQKILCIYNDLTDLKTYIEENKTFVSENPYAIFTLNLDLQITDVNPAFSKLSGYSAEQLLKMKLQDFIVKQRDGPSVSDAINSGKLKGGSMVVQFPVGIRHVDYFYIPIKDPRGNVHKVIEIFLDRTNLVEQLHESDTLISENPTSIISTDLKGNFLQFNKAFMNLTQIPEETLRTMNLADFKLISRDGAMFSDVLSSKKPGYGSMVVDFGDRIKVLEYTYLPVLDVNNAIQKILCIYNDLTDLKTYIEENKTFVSENPYAIFTLNLDLQITDVNPAFSKLSGYSAEQLLKMKLQDFIVKQRDGPSVSDAINSGKLKGGSMVVQFPVGIRHVDYFYIPIKDPRGNVHKVIEIFLDRTNLVEQLHESETLVNDSPAGIITTDLNGKILSSNKAFQDIIQLSESELTKMSLRDINVIDRKGSTLNEIISSKKYGTGTITVDLGSLTKILNYTYIPILDVNNNVTKIVMMYIDITTIKKMVVYLEKSISNLYENILSLSHGNTSFTSTVLDADREIIGAQEQFVKINQAVNIARDAIARLVFDSTQIANAALAGNLSFRVDQTVHEGDYRKVIEGMNQTQASIEIPVMEAMRIAKEFAGYNFTARFDKKLNIKGDWISFREALDEIGDKVAEAISTINMQVKNLSLNADQANVNVGEIAQGAGQMAHSASQVSANAEQGNSGVQQILKAMEDLTITVAEVSKKTEEVSEYSRNANDLAKEGTSLAKKAEDGMHVITMSAEDMNRLIGEIQQDMGQIGKIVRLISDIANQTNLLALNAAIEAARAGEAGRGFAVVAAEVKALATESRTSAENIAEMISSLQKKSENAGNSAEAAAEAIKDGNVALSDTLKVFGKLAESVNGISMHIEQVAAMTEEQASGVEEVTASVNEISNLLEGNSKEAVDIAGIAEESAASIDELKQVIQQVNSGTEQVSKAVAYFIV from the coding sequence ATGACCATAACCACTCATTCAATGATCCGATCACAAGATGTCTCCACACTTCAGAGACTTATTGACGAGATCCCTTGTGCAATATTCATTCTAAATTCAAACGGTATCTTTATTGAATGTAGTAAACCTTGTCTAAACGTTTTTCATTTAGATAACCCTGATCAGATAATTGGAAAAAGCCCCGAGATAATTTCTCCACCGTTTCAAAGAAATGGAAAAAATAGCAACGAAGAAATAAAAAAATGGATACTTTTAGCATGTCAGAATGGCAGTGTTACATTTAACTGGGATCATAAACGCTTGAACGGGGACATATTTCCTGCAAAAGTAACGTTATCAACGTCGATATATGAGGGAGAAACATGTGTACTTGCCACAGTTATTGATAACACCGGTAATGTTTTAGAAGAGGAAATCGAAGCGTTGATAAATGGAAACCCCTATGCTCTCATAGTTCTCAATCCAGATTTGACCATTGCCGATGTCAACCCGGCATTTTCCAGGATTTCCGGATATAATCGTGAAGAATGGATCTCTAAAAATCTTTCAGATTTTACTATCTTAAAGCGGGATGGTCAAACCGTTGAAGAGGCTATTAAGAATAAAAAAACAGTATCCGGAAAAATTATCGTTCAATTTCCAACAGGTATCAGACATATGGAATATTCTTACATTCCTGTTTTTGATGCCAATGGGGAATTAATAAAGATATACGACATTTTCGCTGATCAGACAGACATTTTCGAAAAACTTCATGAATCAGAAACCCTGATTTCTGAAAACCCCACGAGCATTATTACGACTGATATTAATGGCAATATTCTCCAATTTAATAACTCTTTTTTGGATCTTACCAGAATTCCGGGGGATCAATTACGAACGATGAATCTTGCTGATTTTAAATTATTATCGAGGGAAGGAGCAACATTTTCTGATGCACTAAACTCTAAAAATCCGGAAAAAGGGACAATGTTGGTGGATTTTGGTGACCGGATTAAAGTCCTGGAATATACATACCTACCAGTTCTGGATGTAAATAATGCGATACAAAAAATATTGTGCATATATAATGATTTAACAGATCTGAAAACATACATTGAAGAGAATAAAACTTTTGTATCTGAAAACCCGTATGCAATATTTACTTTAAATCTTGATTTACAGATAACCGATGTAAACCCGGCTTTCTCTAAATTAAGCGGATATTCAGCGGAGCAACTTCTGAAAATGAAACTACAGGATTTCATCGTCAAACAAAGAGATGGGCCGAGTGTTTCTGATGCAATAAATTCAGGGAAACTCAAAGGGGGAAGTATGGTCGTACAATTCCCAGTAGGTATCCGTCATGTAGATTACTTCTATATACCTATTAAGGATCCACGGGGAAATGTTCATAAGGTCATTGAGATTTTTTTGGATCGGACAAACCTTGTGGAACAATTGCATGAATCAGACACACTTATATCAGAAAATCCCACAAGTATTATTTCCACTGATCTCAAAGGGAATTTCCTCCAATTTAATAAGGCTTTTATGAATCTCACCCAGATTCCAGAAGAAACATTACGAACGATGAACCTTGCCGATTTCAAGCTCATTTCCAGAGATGGGGCGATGTTTTCAGATGTTCTTTCTTCGAAAAAACCGGGATATGGTTCTATGGTGGTGGATTTTGGTGACCGGATTAAAGTCCTGGAATATACATACCTACCAGTTCTGGATGTAAACAATGCGATACAAAAAATATTGTGCATATATAATGATTTAACAGATCTGAAAACATACATAGAAGAGAATAAAACTTTTGTATCTGAAAACCCGTATGCAATATTTACTTTAAATCTTGATTTACAGATAACCGATGTAAACCCGGCTTTCTCTAAATTAAGCGGATATTCAGCGGAGCAACTTCTGAAAATGAAACTACAGGATTTCATCGTCAAACAAAGAGATGGGCCGAGTGTTTCTGATGCAATAAATTCAGGGAAACTCAAAGGGGGAAGTATGGTCGTACAATTCCCAGTTGGTATCCGTCATGTAGATTACTTCTATATACCTATTAAGGATCCACGGGGAAATGTTCACAAAGTCATTGAGATTTTTTTGGATCGGACAAATCTTGTGGAACAATTACATGAATCAGAGACTTTAGTAAATGATAGTCCTGCCGGAATAATTACAACAGATCTAAATGGGAAAATTCTCTCATCAAACAAGGCATTTCAGGATATTATTCAGTTATCTGAGTCTGAATTGACTAAGATGAGTCTGCGAGATATTAATGTCATTGATCGGAAGGGATCGACATTAAATGAAATCATTTCTTCAAAGAAATATGGAACTGGGACCATTACTGTTGATCTCGGCTCATTAACAAAAATATTGAATTATACCTACATCCCCATCCTTGATGTCAATAACAATGTCACCAAAATTGTTATGATGTACATCGATATTACGACCATCAAAAAGATGGTTGTGTATCTTGAAAAATCTATCAGCAATCTGTATGAGAATATATTATCCCTATCTCATGGAAATACAAGTTTTACGTCTACTGTTCTTGATGCTGACCGGGAGATTATTGGAGCACAAGAGCAGTTTGTAAAGATAAATCAAGCAGTAAATATTGCACGTGATGCAATAGCCAGGCTTGTTTTCGATTCAACACAGATTGCAAATGCTGCTCTTGCAGGAAATCTCTCTTTTCGTGTGGATCAGACAGTACACGAGGGAGATTATCGAAAAGTAATCGAAGGGATGAATCAGACTCAGGCATCAATAGAAATTCCGGTTATGGAAGCTATGCGGATTGCAAAAGAATTTGCCGGATATAATTTTACCGCCCGGTTTGATAAAAAACTGAATATTAAGGGAGACTGGATATCATTCAGAGAGGCACTTGATGAAATTGGAGATAAGGTTGCAGAAGCGATCTCAACAATAAACATGCAGGTGAAAAATCTCTCATTAAATGCGGATCAGGCCAATGTCAACGTAGGTGAGATAGCACAGGGAGCAGGACAGATGGCACATAGTGCCAGTCAGGTATCTGCCAATGCAGAACAGGGCAATTCTGGTGTTCAGCAGATACTCAAGGCAATGGAAGATTTGACAATTACGGTTGCTGAAGTCTCTAAAAAGACTGAAGAAGTATCAGAATATTCCCGGAATGCCAATGACCTTGCTAAGGAAGGAACATCTCTTGCCAAGAAAGCTGAGGATGGAATGCATGTCATTACAATGAGTGCAGAGGATATGAACCGGTTAATTGGAGAAATTCAGCAGGATATGGGTCAAATAGGAAAAATTGTCCGGCTGATTTCTGATATTGCGAATCAGACTAACCTTCTTGCACTCAATGCAGCTATTGAAGCTGCAAGGGCTGGTGAAGCAGGAAGAGGGTTTGCGGTAGTTGCTGCAGAAGTAAAAGCCTTGGCGACTGAATCAAGAACATCCGCAGAAAACATTGCTGAAATGATCTCTTCACTTCAGAAAAAATCAGAGAATGCCGGAAATTCTGCAGAGGCTGCTGCAGAAGCAATAAAAGATGGTAATGTGGCATTGAGTGACACACTGAAGGTCTTTGGGAAACTAGCCGAATCAGTTAATGGCATCTCCATGCATATAGAGCAGGTTGCTGCGATGACTGAGGAACAGGCTTCCGGGGTGGAAGAGGTTACTGCGAGTGTGAATGAGATATCCAACCTTCTTGAAGGAAATTCCAAAGAAGCTGTGGATATTGCCGGAATCGCAGAGGAATCGGCAGCTTCAATAGATGAATTAAAGCAGGTAATTCAGCAAGTAAACTCAGGAACTGAACAGGTATCAAAAGCAGTTGCATATTTTATTGTATAA
- a CDS encoding IS1-like element ISMhu11 family transposase (programmed frameshift), whose product MVGKRGPILITCQNPDCTYFQIEDGKNITKNGHNSAGNQQYYCHHCRRFFIETKNTPLYDSRLPRTAVLIIAKHSTEKTSIRGVSRVTGHHRDTISRYYHLIGEHAEKLNDYFIHDISAGDCEMDEIWEFVPKKNKNLLTTDSEELGDCWSYTCFKRDSGLFLAFESGKRNIDTCADMLVRFFNRMELPTPENKISIFTDGNVQYSICLPELYCEPCLDYGQVIKVKEKNKLVYVIREKIMGNPDSKAISTSVIEGYNNKIRQRLSRFGRKTASFSKKLNRFISALNIFQFVHNFIEVKSSHKSPAMLESITDHLWNWSEFLNYHVQF is encoded by the exons ATGGTTGGAAAACGTGGTCCTATATTGATTACGTGTCAAAATCCGGATTGTACTTATTTTCAAATTGAAGATGGAAAGAATATTACTAAAAATGGGCATAATTCTGCAGGCAATCAACAGTACTATTGCCATCACTGTCGACGTTTTTTTATTGAAACTAAAAATACTCCTCTGTATGATTCTCGTTTACCACGAACTGCTGTTCTCATAATTGCGAAACACTCGACTGAAAAAACTTCAATTCGAGGAGTATCTCGAGTTACCGGACACCATCGCGACACTATATCTCGATATTATCACTTAATCGGTGAACATGCTGAAAAACTCAACGATTATTTTATTCATGACATTTCCGCGGGGGATTGTGAGATGGATGAAATTTGGGAGTTTGTTC CAAAAAAAAACAAGAATCTCCTAACAACTGACTCTGAAGAATTAGGTGATTGTTGGTCCTATACTTGTTTTAAAAGGGATTCTGGATTATTTTTAGCATTTGAATCTGGAAAAAGAAATATTGATACTTGTGCAGATATGTTAGTTCGATTTTTTAACCGAATGGAACTTCCAACGCCAGAAAACAAAATATCGATTTTTACTGATGGAAACGTCCAATATAGCATTTGTTTACCTGAATTATATTGTGAGCCATGCTTGGATTATGGTCAGGTGATCAAAGTAAAAGAGAAGAATAAACTTGTTTATGTCATTCGAGAGAAAATTATGGGAAATCCAGATAGTAAAGCAATCTCTACCTCAGTCATTGAGGGCTACAATAATAAAATCAGACAACGATTGAGCCGTTTTGGAAGGAAAACTGCCTCTTTTTCAAAAAAACTCAATAGATTCATTTCAGCGCTAAATATCTTTCAATTTGTGCATAATTTTATCGAAGTAAAAAGTAGTCACAAGTCTCCAGCAATGTTAGAAAGTATTACTGATCATCTTTGGAATTGGAGTGAGTTTTTAAACTACCATGTTCAGTTCTAA